The DNA segment AAAAATCGATTCAATTGGTTTACGATGAGGCTAATGTCACTATAAACTTTATAGTGCTGGACCTGCTACGCAACAACGCCTAACCCCGCCTACACCCCTTGATCTGTAAGCTACGGGCTAACAGCTTACTACACGTCAGGCTGCAGAGTCTATGCTTAAGCTTTAAAGCTTCGAATCTACCTGGCATCACCCCTTGCATAGCATTAAATGGGACCAAGAAGGTTCCAGCGTATGAAAAGGTTAACTTCAAGCGGGATCAAGAATGGCATGTGTGTCCCTGCCCTGGCGTTGACCGCCGTAACGCAACAGACGCTGGAGATCGTTCTTCCTTAATCGGTATTCCGGCATAGTCAAGCCTGATCAGATGATTGAACTCAATTCAAAGCCTAATCCGTACTATCTTCGGACCGATGAAGGCTGCTCGAGACGGTAGTAGAAGGCAATCTTCGGAGCTTAGAGTCCTTTCAAAAGCTTCTCTGTGTATGGAAACCCTGAGCCTACGGCATCTAGTGATTCAGAGGAAGATGGAGGTCGTCAACTCTAATGGCATTCATTCCACGTCACTCATGTTCGGCGCCAAAGTTCCTGACACTGACCCAATTCCTGCAAGTCCTAGGTCGCTCAAACTTAGGCGTTTGCGTGCCCAGCTTAGATTGTGCGATATCTATGTTAGCATGACAAAGAATTAATTGACGCAAAGCGTCCATGTAGTGTGCTAGATGAGTCTCGGCGTCGTCTATCCAGCCACGGAAATGAGGGCTCTTTGTCGCGAGAATAGGCAACGTTGTAGCAAAGCCCCTGGCGCAGATAGTCGACACAGGGAAGCTGATGAAACAGAACAGTGTGGCTTCAAAGCCCGCTCCAGAGGTGCCAGAGTGCGTGCACAATTTGCCACTGTGTCTCAGGCGGGAGGCGAAAAGGGCAACGACTCGCAatctcgaagatgaagacagGACATTTGCATTTTTGGTAGCGACCTAGGTCTGAAGTAGCTTCAGAACCAAATTCGTACAGGTTGTGACCGGCAAAGGGCGATTCGAATGCCACTCTCTCTGTACTAGTTTACACAGGAGGGACCAAACAGGAGGGAAATTAGAACTCATCACAATACTCGCAGTCTCGACGGTTGCATTCGCTTAGCCCCAGTGCAACTTGTGACCCGCAGCTTTCATCTTCTTGATCCACTCACTGTTCCTGTGAAGTACCTCCCATGCCTCAACTGACGCCGGCCGTTCAACGACGTCTACTGGCTTGGGCgttgtcatcgtcatctgTCGAACAGCCTCTCTGGAGATCTTTTTTGCAGCTGTCCACTCCTCAAAGTCGTCCCATCGCATGCACATCCGATGCGTCCGGAATTCTGGGAAAGGTGCGCTTTGTCCTTCTTGCCAGACCATGCGGGTGGCCTGCATAGACGGCAAGCAGGTCAGTTCCTGTCTCAAGATGTCGAGGCAGTGGGTAAAGTGATCCCAATGGATGGCGTTCAGTGGCCTTCCTCCTCCGCTACATGATAGTCAGTAAGAGCTTCATCTCAAGCCTTTAGGGTCGAACCTTACAAGTAGTAATCAAAATTGATATATGCATTTTTCCGCATTTCGTTGAGGCAATGAAACACATGGTAGGCGTGATATTCCATCAAATACTTGTTTGGGTCATCTGGCCATTGCACAGCTGACTCGAGCGGCCTGTCCATCTTGACAAGCTCTTCTTTAGTCAAGAGAAGATATCTCGGCTCCGAGATGGAGTCCCATGCCTCGTCTACGACTGGTGACGGGTCTTGGCGCCAAATGTTCGTCTTGTTGCCCCAGAGATCTCCTCCGAGAGTCGTGTATTCAACGCGCGGGCGAAAGCCATTGTAGAGTGGAGCTATCGTTCAATCAGCATCATTGGCTCGATTTTGATTGTCCATTCATGGAGACGGAGACTGTACAGTATGCGTCCACCGCTGCTAAGCCCTCGATGAGTGGCTTCCCCACAAATTTGTGCGCATAGGAACGAGTCGCCAGAAGGGTCGTTAAGACGCCGAGTGACGCCGACAGCATACAACACCACGGTAATCGCGTCCGTCTGCGCTGAGTGGCCTGTTGCTCTACGACATCTCCATTCACTGAATGATCGCTTTCGGGCAACGCACGATACTGATGCTTGTTTGTCGTGAGGAAACCCATTGAAAAGGTCGTTGTCGCGGAGAGCTTGCGAATCCGGCGTCCTGGCAGTAGGATGATATAGCAGCCACGACCTTTACGACCGGATAGAAGCTGAAAGTATCACAGAAGCTATTTCGTAAGCCCCACTCCGAACCTCGCGGGACATGGCACCAGCGGAAAGAGAGTACAACGGCGCGACTGTCGTAGATTTGAGCCCCTAATCAGTTGCGACGTGGAGATCGAACGACGAATCGATAGTATGCTTTCCTCACAGCAAAGAATGCAACGCTAGCATGGATCTTGAGCCCAAACAACGCGAGCGACAATTCACCCCAAAGCAAAAAAATGGCGGGACGTATGCGCTCTGTCGTCGTCTTACCGTTTCTGGTACCCGCGCCGCCCTGGTTATGAATGCCGCGCTAGAACATGGTTGATACTGCATTCTCCAGCAAGGCAGCGATGAAGGCATTCGTGACGCTTTAGCATATTGACTTGATCCTCACCTAGAGCGGCTTGCATGGGCGCCCATTGTTAGGGCATTCAGCCGTGCCCTAAGGATTCGTTTCTCGCATGCAGAATAAACACCTTCTGGGCTGGGATAGCCGCAGTGCGAGGGATAGAGCAATCCGCGGTCTTTTATCGATTGTGGAAAGAACATGTCAAGCTTTGTGGGGCCCCAGGTCATCCCCGCGACAACGTGGAGAACCTCAGGTGCAATATCGACGCAACGGAAGCAACCATGTAAAGTCAATTTGCGATCGGTACGTGACATCGATTGTATCGAGTACCGCTACTTTCAGGCATACTCTCCGCCGTACAACGCAGCACTACAACGTAGCCGAAGATTTTACTTGGTTTGCAGGCGGTGATTATCCCTTCTTTAAACCATACCGGAATCTTGAAAACACAGAAGTAAAGTCAGATACGCGAATTACGGATACTCCATGGTAGTCCCAGTCCGTGTCTGGAATTGAGCCCGGAACTAATCTCTCTACGCGGAACAGAAGTTGCAATACCGGTTGGGTATTATCTCTAGAGTTCACTTTCTAACGGACGTGCTATATTTTGGGAAAAGCAGTATAGCGCTGAAAATTCTCCCCGAAACGCGGTATGCGCTCTTTGGTACACCATAGAACATTATCTTGGCGATGTTCACTAGTCTCATATCGCAGTAGAC comes from the Cercospora beticola chromosome 4, complete sequence genome and includes:
- a CDS encoding uncharacterized protein (antiSMASH:Cluster_3) yields the protein MLSASLGVLTTLLATRSYAHKFVGKPLIEGLAAVDAYSPLYNGFRPRVEYTTLGGDLWGNKTNIWRQDPSPVVDEAWDSISEPRYLLLTKEELVKMDRPLESAVQWPDDPNKYLMEYHAYHVFHCLNEMRKNAYINFDYYFGGGRPLNAIHWDHFTHCLDILRQELTCLPSMQATRMVWQEGQSAPFPEFRTHRMCMRWDDFEEWTAAKKISREAVRQMTMTTPKPVDVVERPASVEAWEVLHRNSEWIKKMKAAGHKLHWG